A window from Impatiens glandulifera unplaced genomic scaffold, dImpGla2.1, whole genome shotgun sequence encodes these proteins:
- the LOC124917340 gene encoding probable trehalose-phosphate phosphatase D: MRRFNQLAGNQFVAKQHEQNPIDSDYNLWLSKHPSAQMEEGMKDIPGSLIEDNRYCLSIHYRHVNEKDLSTLQNRVQSILKNWPMFHTTGGIKVTEIRPSIKWDKGDALKYLLETFKDISNSSKDLIPIYIGDDRTDEDAFTVLRSMNCRFPIVVNSKAKETAALYSLRDPQEVFHFLSRLATCNNGDLPSSSATTS, translated from the exons ATGAGAAGGTTTAATCAACTAGCCGGTAATCAATTCGTTGCTAAGCAACACGAACAAAATCCAATTGATTCCGACTATAATTTGTGGCTGAGTAAACACCCTTCAGCTCAAATGGAGGAGGGGATGAAAGATATACCCGGTTCATTAATAGAAGACAATAGATATTGTCTCTCTATCCACTACCGACACGTGAATGAAAAG GATCTTAGCACTCTACAGAACAGAGTGCaatctatattaaaaaattggccAATGTTTCACACAACTGGGGGAATAAAAGTGACTGAGATAAGGCCCTCCATAAAGTGGGATAAGGGCGATGCCCTTAAATACTTGTTGGAGACGTTTAAGGACATCTCCAACTCCAGCAAAGATTTAATCCCTATATATATTGGAGATGACCGAACAGATGAAGATGCATTCACg GTTTTAAGAAGTATGAATTGCAGATTTCCCATAGTAGTCAATTCAAAGGCTAAGGAGACAGCCGCATTGTACTCGCTTAGAGATCCTCAAGAagtctttcattttctttctagACTAGCTACATGTAATAATGGTGATTTACCAAGTTCTTCGGCCACCACTAGTTAA